In Quercus robur chromosome 11, dhQueRobu3.1, whole genome shotgun sequence, the sequence AGCGCGCGAGCAGTTATTCAAGTATTCAAACACGTGAAGAGCACATGAGCGTACAAACAGTTCTCTGAGAACTTAAGGGATAGGCAAGTGTGTTAGCAGTTATTTGAGCATGTCACATGAACATGTGAGCAGTCATTTTATTAGAGAAGATATTTGTTTCAATTTGTAAGATGATGAAATAACTGCTAATGATGAAGTATAAATAGGAATCAATTACTCTTTCACAAACACACATAATGTAACTAACCAGAATTTACATCCGATCAATGAAATGATAACTTCATGTTTATAAGTGTGTTCCGCTTCGCATGAATTATTTAGGAGTAGTCTTGTAACTTAACTTAGCTTAGGAGTACTCTAACTTAGGAGAATTGTAATTTAATCTTGGTTATAAACTTTTGCGGTCTTGTATTTTGATATTTGTGACTTGTTGCGATATCAATAATACTATTATTTGTTGTCTTGTTCCTCTGTTCTTAGTTGATTTGTACTTTTGAAAGCCCTATTAGTTTAAGCAATAGCAAAGCCCATTCTTTTGGTGCGAAATCTTGTCTCGCATATGGTGTCTTAGTGTGAACAACCTATTAGAACTAGTTTATGCTCTCAAATAGGATCCTAATTACTTAATCATTCCGAGGGGTTGTTATTTTGCCATTGAGACTATGACAAAGTTGTtcattggttaaaaaaaaaaaaaaaaagccattttGATCCTTATATTTTGAGGCCACATTTAATTTGGTCAATACATTTTGGtaacaatcaatttggtctttaTTGTAAAGTTACTCATAGAAAACGCCTACGTAGTAAACGGTGTCCACTAATAGCACATTTGAAGTTTCTATgacttataaaataatattaaaattttttaattaacattaaaaatatGTCACATTAGCTAAAAAAATTAGTCcattttttatacaatattttGGAGGGTGATGTTGTGTATATATCTGTGGTTTACTCCTCAAAAGAGGCTCCAAAGGCCTTGCCTCAGTGAGGTTCtgtgttataaaaataaataaatagtccATTGCTAGCTACTAGTAATTATCtctttaataattttcttgaaaaccatgaGCTCCCACAGGCCTCGAGTTTAGGTGACTGATTTTGGTTTGAAAATAGTAATTTTAGGGTTACTTGTCACCATGGTATGGTATGTACGCATGCTACTAGCACATGCAAAATGCAAGCATGGTTCTCGTAGAATCGTGGTTTCTAATCTTCTGGATCCTAATTACTTGATCATTCCAAAGGGGTTGTTGTTTCATCATTAGGACTATGACCTAAGTTGtgtattgaaatatatatatatatatatatatatgtgtgtgtgtgtgtgtgtgtgtgttgggggggtggggggggggggggtttcttCACAAATGAATGTCCAAATCCTGAACATATGGCATGTTTTGTACGACCAATGAGTTAAGGTCCACACACACACCAATGAGTTAAGGTCCacagcacacacacacacacaccaatcaaacaaatacaaacaaggGGCATCTATCATACAATTGATTAAATCTGTTCGCCAATTCCTTCATATGCCTTAAACCAGTGGCGGAGCTAGAGTTTTAGTCCAAGAgggcaagattaaaaaaaaagattggaataaaaattatttttaaaaatatttcttaaaaaaaatatacataaatataatatataataatataattgtcATACAAAATGTAATGTgttgattatttaatttatagctaataaaaaaaaaataatcaatttataactaataacaattagCTCAAGAGATAAATctaaaacataaattttaaaaatgtaatttgattactaaaaaaaaaatcaatgtaaaattattaaaagtatAGCAATATACTTGAAAGTTGTATGCTGctttaattacttttaaaaaattatgtagaattttaatttctttttctattctaaaagttatttaaaattttagaatttttcctttctaattttaattttaaaattacgaACCCACTATTTTGACTTTTAGATCAATTTGTTTTGAACTTAGAAGAAAGTGTTGTGATATGGGAAACTTGAGTTTTAATTGTTGTAAAAACCACAAGTTTAattagtttcaagtttcaactatCAAGAAATATTATTGGGACCAAACtaatactataaaaaaaatggtcttGTTAATGTATGCCTTTAGAGCGCacattaataattcattttaggaaatgttttatgagaaattaaaaaatctatcaaaaaagttaataactttttgcttttttataattttttttaaaaatggtttaCTAACATATAACTTGAAGGTATTTCTTAGTAAAACCCTAAAAGAATTTATAATAGTCCTACaatattaagaatttttttttttttcctcctttgccattattttttagGACAAGTTAAGAATAGTTTGCTGTAGAGATTACATGAGCACAGCTACGAAGATGACCCAACTTTGTTGAATAACATTCTTGTTGATTTCAACCAGACAATATCCCACTTAAAACTGTTTTGATCTTGGAGCAGGTCAGCTTCCCTCTTACTGTACTACCATCTTCAGActaaatattgtgctttgaaatttataataatattattacacTTATTGGTAATCATAATAGGCATGTGTCCTGGATTGCTACTTTAGTCCCAAATTGGATCCATAGTATTGCATGAAACTCAAAAGGGTTTTTCATGGCTATGATCTTGTGAGAGAAAGCAATAATAAATTTGTGCTAGAAACTTTTCTCTTTATCCTGCACTAACTTTTGAAGTTCCAAAAATTTCATTGTGAGCAGACATGCTTTTACAATGTTAGATtaccaaaaaatttcaacaagtCACACTTAAATAGGGAAATAAGCCATCCACCTATCTATCATGGCAGCACACTCATTGACCTTGTATTCAGCAGCAATGTGGCCTGCTCCCTGTACAAGGAAAAAGAATATATGAAAGTTTGTTTAGATTTCTACTTGTAGACATTATTTAGAGTTCAATTTAGTGAAGGATATTTCTTGCCTTTACAGTCGCAAAGTTCAAAGTTAAAGTATCACCAATCAACTTCTTTGTGTACCTGCAAGTTCGTGTGAGAGAGAACATGGTTCAGGCTCCTGAttagaagataaaaaaagaggggggtggggggaatTGTTAAGAGGTTTGCAAACTTTGAAACCCACCCTGCAGTTTGACCATTGAGAgaccatactctccagctttcgTCTGTACTTAAATTGAGAGAATTTATCCATTTTTGTGTGCCAATGTGTGGAACTGACATGTCGTGGTCACCACTGTTGGATTAAAAAGAATGTATTAGTCACCCATTCTATTACTACTCTTACTCAAGCACTCTTAACTCCAGAGTTTTGATGAAATTAGGTGCATTAATCCTGGTATATTACTTATTAGTACTATTGCTAACTTAAGACATATTAGTTTTGCTAGCTGATATTCACTGCACCAAGTCAAATTTCAACAGCAGAAGTAAAAGTAAGCCACGAtttcaataaaagaaaataaataaaaataacaaggTGTTGGAAGTTTTGTTGCCAAAATTTAGGCATCACCTATCTAAACATATTTCAATAATTGATTAAGAAAAAGGTACGTTTATGCATTCCAATACCTTGATGCTATGGTGGCAAAAATGTGGGGGAACAGAGGAAAAAGAAGGTCCTTGATGTGAGTGGAGTCACTAATTATTTGCAAAGAAACACTTTACTTGATGAATGAAATAAGAGGTTTAGACCAAAAACATTTTGAGAATTTTCATGTTCATGAAATTTTTGTGACTACAGCCCAAGATAGAGAGTGACAGAGACAATTAAATGTGCTTAATAACAACTTTGAATATTGTTGAACAGGTTTTTGCACTTTTTTAAGTGAGAAATTTGGGTAAGAAACCTGGCATGTCACAACCATGAATAACTGAAATAGAAGTGCAAAAGTATCCTGTTAGATTTTACCTGTATATCAAAGCTCGTAGGTCAGCATTGGTGAGATTTTGATGATAGCCAACAACACTGGTGACCTCCTTGGTGTAAGCTAAGGAGGTATTACAGTATTGCCAAAAGGTTTTGGTCCCCTGTTTAGCATCACAAAAATGTTATAATAATTCTATGTTTGGACTGGTTTTTGTGATATATGAATAGATTACACATACCGGTCGAACTCCAAGAGCTTCTTGAACACCTTCATTATTCGCCCAGACGTAGCAGAGCATATGATTATAGCTCTGAATGAAATTAAACCAATATCTTAGATACTTGTTGATATaaaaacacatacaaaaaaaaaaacaaaacacaatttgtttgagagacagagagaagggGCTTTACACGGCACCAATGTGCATGACTAGATTTCTCTGAGAGAGATCTTCGAACTGACTCTACATCTTCATTTGGTTCTGGGATTCCATTAGTACAATATGGTTCCAAAATGTGCAATGAGTTGATACTACTTGTCAGCTGCAAATTCAAATGATCACCAATTCTCAGTGCATATTGAAATTTGATGATGAAAGAAGtctaaataatattttgatcCTCTAACCTCATCGATAGCATCAACATCTGATGAGCATTGATAATTGCTAGCATCTATATCTACATAAATGCTGTTGCAGCTTGATTTGGCTGActaaaagcatgaaaaataaGAGTTTAGAATGTAATTGCATTGAATAGAAGAGATTCATAattagtgagaaaaaaaaaaaaaaaatacaagctAAGGAAGCATTATCAAAAAgacaataatgaaaaacaacttaaaataatACTCATGCTGGTACAGGCTTACATAAGAGTGGATATAGAAGGCTGCTAGAATCAGACAGTGTTTAAAGTCATTGACTTattgtaataattaaaaaaaaatgctttaaatacaaataactcatatagaattttcttttctacctctatttggaagaagaagaaacttgtTAAACATCAAATTACCTCATAGAGTTGATCTGATATGAGACTCAGACGATGAGCATAAGGGATTCTTGCATTTGTGTCAATGAATGAATCTGTCGCTGGGTTCTGAAGCACATACCCCTAATGACAATTTAACAATGTTCAATCCACCAAACTTTGATATTCAAAATACAAtgctttaaatatttttgaaaaaacaatagAAAGTTATTCTATTGGAAACAATATTCTAAAgccattttctattttattgataaaatatagTTGGATTACATACGCTGAGATTAATCATTGGCACAATTCCAGCTTCATTACCTACAACAACAAAATCCAAAGCCAATTTTAGAGAGAGTATTTAGCTTGTTACAAGTGcttcttttcaaaaaacaaagaattttgGTTCATGTTTATGGGAGGGGTGAAGTTAGGCTTATTTTGTCTTTatcttgtattatttaaaattttagatgatgTAGCATTAgaaacatttttatatttacaatatATGATCCTAACCAACCATAAAATTGATTCTTTTCAAAGGAAGAGGATCCTAACTAAAATTTAGGTTTAAACCAAGTAGCAAAtattagaaaaattcaaaactaaaatatagTTTCTAAGTTGTTGTACCTTAGTTTCTccaattaaattaaacaatttagcTGCATTATTGGGTACCAATGCGctacatggttgaatttaattggagaatttaaattttaatacctAAGAAattgtaactaaattttttctatatatataaaatccttCCTGTAGATATCATGGCTCTTTtgttagcaaaaataaaaaatgtaatatgtTTCCTTATTTATCAGTAAGTAGTAGTAATTGTTATTGTCATTGAAAGTTGAGATATTTCACTAAATTGTTTCATTGTAATATAAGAAGAGCCAAGTTATGGTGACTTGGGAatttaacaaaagcaaaacataGAGGATAAGGAAAAAGTTTAGCTCCAAATTGATTTGTAGTTATCTTTCTCCAATCTATTATGTGGCAATTGAAGAGAGTAGATAATCTTATACATTATCACACAATGGGCTAGAAAAGATAGCTCCAAACCGGTTTGATTTAAACTTTGTACAAAGGTTGATAGGAAGAGTTTCCGATAAGTTTGGATCCTCCTCATCCACAAATATTACCTAACAGTATCTGTTGCACAAGTATTGGTATAAGTAAGCCAGAATACGATTCACCACCAACATAGAgttgattttccaaaaattgagGGTGCTCATTCAACCACTGCATACAAATTGAAATTaacttagaaaaatttaaaCACCTCagcaaataaaatttgaaaaagcaAACACCTTAACTAAGTGTATTCtattatcatccattttctCACACACCTTTTGTAGAAATTCATAGGTTTGTGCTACAAATTTGTAATCGCCTGTAATATAGCCATCTAAGCTCTCTGAATAAGAGAATCCAGTCCCAACTGGTCCATCCATATATATGATGTTGAGGCTCTGAAAAACCATCATCACATGTCAATAAGATGGattataattttcttataataGAGTTGATATGAAATGTGCATAAAAATCAAACTAGTGCAATTAAATTCATACTTGTGTCCACGCAAATGGGTTATCCTGAAGTGTTGGTAGGCTCCCATTGTAATCTCCAAGTTTGAAGGTTACAGGACCTATATATTTGCGAGATATACATTTAGAAGATTGttgaaatttaatttgtaaattagacACAATTCATGTACCTACCAGGACcaaatttaaaacttgaatcCTCTATAAATAGTTAGCTGGAAATACTTTGTAAGCTAATTATCTTGCATGTGATGTGGATGAGACCCTTAATATAACATACGACTAACTCAAGAAATTCAACGgtacaattttaaaattcaaaatatatattccaattcttttttgttttttgagagaatttcaatttatgtcgtccgctcttgatgataactctttatcataggaccaagacaccaatcaatttttggtataggtgGGAACTGAATTCCAGATTTTTTATATaatcatcagaaactttatcagCTGAGCTAACTGGTACCCACATATATATTCCAATTCAataacatatgtatatatatatatatattttccaattCAATACCTATTATCcctaaaatgaatgaaaagatgaGTAAGAGTAGCATACCACTTTCAAAAAAGATACCAGCAAGACCGGAGCAACCAGGGCCTCCACTCATCCATAACATAAGGGGGTCCCTTGAAGGGCTCCTTTGGGACTCAACAAAATAGTAAAACACTTGTACGGTCTCATTATCGCCCACACCAATGTATCTATATGGACCAATatccaacaaaataaatcagTATCTACTGCTATTTACACATTATTAACATCtttttttgagttataataaaattcattgGGAAAGTCAGGATTCTTGTTTTGGGAACACTCTGTCAGTTTTTGGGTGAGATTATATTAAATACACACAATTTTGTGGGTTCCTTCCAATAAGGGTTATTGATGGTGACCCTATTTGCAAAGTACaaaaaggattttttatttctttgaggaaattataatattttttacaactttttgtcACAATTGTGACGTGATAGAGTgatttgagaatctaatttataagtagataaaacaatttaaaaatcaacAATAGAGTGGctttattttttaggcaatgttttaatggaagttagagttgtatttttatagaattgtcctttagttttgtctctacttaaacatatgGGTGTAGGGccatttttgaacaaaaaaaaaaaaaaaaaaaactggaaagccatttaaatagtaatatatataataacaataaaacaataacaatGATATCCCCCCTCTTTCTGTGAgggtggtttctcaaaaaaaaaaaaaaaaaaaaaggataataacaataaaacagTACAATAGATCGTTCAAAGTGACCGAAGCAAGGATAAAATATAAGAGCCaacaaaaaacattaaaaagtgTGGGTTAATATACCCCTGCAGTCACATCAAAAGGCAATAAACAAAAGCCAAAAACTTTCTAGCTCAACTGTgatattttttggtgtttccaTTTGAAACGTCATACTATCAAATGAAATCCCTCATCCGCATTTCAATCATCAAATTATTAACAcactcacaaaaagaaaaaaaaaagaaaagtaagaagCAAATTAAAATGCGTGACATgtatcataaattcataatgcACAACTgtttatttctcaaaatattttgtgcCACCAGAAAGAAATCTCCCCGAACTAACAtcatgatggtgatgatgatgataataactTACCCGGTTTCAAGCGTAAAGGGAAGCTCACCGGTATAGCCAGGTAGAGTTGTGACAATCTTGGAAGTGTTTGAGCTTGCAGAGGCAACTACTACTAAGAAAACCAGCAGAAGAAGTAGACGCAAACCCATCCAGGAACTACAACAAGGGTTAAGCTGCACAATTCTTAGAGGTTGATGTTTAGTTGCTTTTGGTGCCAtacatttgaaaacaaaaacaagcaagAAATGGAGCCTGTGTTTTGGCTATTTGAAGTAGCAGAGAGATTCTAGAcagaattttgttttatatatatattttatgttacATTTAAGATCAATTTCAATGCCATCTGTAAGTCTCAAATTAAAAATTCgacctaacttttttttttttgagaagaaaaattcGACCTAACTTTATTGTTAATTTATACCGTAATTTTTATATCTCATctaactttcaaattttatattaaagttTGTTTGACCATATATAAATATCACGTGACCCCCAagaatcccaaaaaaaaaaaagaaactctaGTCTCAAAAGTCAGAACTCAAATGTTTATTATTTTCCCTTACCCATTAGGCCATTACACCTTAACATGTTATTATATGACCACTATTATATCGCAACAAAATTTGAGACTTACGTGTGGCATCATAATGATGTTAAATATTGTattatagaaagaaaagaagaaaaaaaaaatgtaacaagtTTGTCTAGGAACTCTCTTACAATATTTGGCCATTCATTTTGTGTTGAGAATAATACATAAAGTAACAAAGGAAGAACTAAAGTAATAAAGGAAGAACAAAgataacacaaaaaacaaacaaaaataatttagagaCACAAAATTGTTATCCTTAGACAGTATTTGCCCCCACACTCTTGTTACTAAAGGGTTATCATAAATTTGTACCCATAATACAACTAAGTTGTGGGGTTCTACAGATAGCAATTCTGAAAAATAACCACAcgatttcttgtgtttctctttAAAGAATGAGTTTGTGTCTACTTCTTCTGCTGGTTTTGTTAGTAGTCACTGTCTTAAGCTCAAACACTTCCAAGATTGTCACAACTCTACCTAGCTATTCCGGTGAGCTTCCCTTCATGCTTGAAACCGGGTGTGTTACTATCAttatcatcaacatcatcatcatgcTAGCTCGGTgagatttatttgtagtggCGCAAAAGTTTTCAAGAAATGAACTGCTGCACTTTCCAATTTGcttattacttcttttttttttgggggggggggggggggggagaggggaTGACAATGGAGAGCAAAAATTTGATCCTTGATCTTTCAATTAGAAACACTAAAAAAGGTCACAGTTGAGCTAGAAAACTCTTAGCTTTTGTTTACTTATTAATGGGACAGTAGATAACCCACTTGTGTGCAAAccaaatgttttttttgttggctGTTAAGTTTTGAATTGGCTTTGTAACTTTCAACAATCTACTTTACCGTTTATTTTTCCAAATCTAATATAGTATATCCTCCTTTgcatgaagaaaaggaaaaacaaaaataaaaaataaagagaaagtgAGAAGAGAAATTATACTTTTTCATCATAAATTATTACCTTGATTACATGTACTAAACTCTCTTAGATTATTAAAATGCATGATCAACCCCCCTcttcaatttcaaaaatatgttACAGGTTTTCTATTTTCCTGTTAACTCTAATGGAATTTAGCATTGAAAAATCAATTCACCCTCAACTGTATGTTTTGTAGAGATGGATAAATTGGTATTTTAATGCTAAATCATATTTGACTTAATAACAAACAAAAGGTAAGAGGGACATTAAAATAGAGTTATAACTTTGGGGGGGTTATTTGTGCATTTCGATAATTTAAGGGGGTTAAGTGTGATCAGTGTGATAGTTTATAGtagaaaagtgtaatttgcctcccaaaaaagttttaaagaaattaaaagaactatatatattttttcaatttttatatgaaagGGAGCTACGTATTGCTCATCACCACCTTCAACGAAATAAAAGTTCCTTTTTGTACTTTGCAAATAGGATCACTAATAAGAAGTGTCTATTTGGCTAAACTGTCTGTTTTGTGGAGATTGATAAATTGGTATTTTAATGATAAATCATGTTTGACTTAATAACAAACAAATGGTAAGAGGGACATTGAAATAGAGTTATGACTTTGGGGGTTATCTGTGCATTTCGATAGTTTAAGAGGGTTAAGTGTAATTAGGGTGATAGTTTATAGTAGAAAAGTATAATTTGCCTCCccaaaaaagttttaaagaaattaaaagaactatatttttttcaatttttatatgaaagaagCTACGTATTGCTCATCACCACCTTCAACGAAATAAAAGTTCCTTTTTATACTTTGCAAATAGGATcactaagagcatctccagcagaatcatcaaatttttgtactgtttggagaatgaatagtgatttttacctttatctacccactttttcaaatacactttccaacagactttctatctcatttaaatattatttcttcattaattatttttttttttttaacaactacacatcttccaacatttttttattcaacacttaattattataatagaaaaaaaaggatttgaagaatgaacaatAGCCCATTAGACCTGATgggctactattcatgagcccaaaaaaaatccatatataCCGAACTGGTTGGAGCATGAACAGTGTCCAAATTCTCCAAATTTTAGCTAGCCAATCCAAATACAGCatctgttggagatgctctaataaGAAGTGTCTATTTGGCTAAAAATCTcctagcttttagcttttagttttttgtttcagatttttttttattaaaaaaatcattttaactttaataaaactaactattttgaaaataagttaGCTTTTATCCTTTGGtcacaaatttatttaaggcGAAACTACACAATTGGTCCCTGAAGTTTACCCTATGTGCGcaattagtcccttaagtttaaagcgagcacaattagtcccttaagttttaaatCTGAGTTGTATTGGTCCTTTCACTAACTTCTGTTAACGGTGTTACTTACGTGGCTAACTTCACAATGACTTgacattttctttaatgatgtggcatatttttaattaaaaaattacaaactaattgagaaaaaatattaaccggtgtttaccaaaaaagaatTCTATATTTTCTACCTACTGTAAAAACCCACAacaagagagaaagggagagaggaaagaaatcaaaccccagtaaaagaaaaggaataaacCTGTATAGGGAGACATGGATGAATACTTCAACCAGTATCCCTCACAATTGAAGATATGGTGGCTTGCCGATCGTGGCCGAGCTTGACCGCCGGTGAAGTTTGGGTGGAACCCAGGTTTTCTTTCTCGATGAGGTTGAAGTTGATGGGGGGTGGCGGCGGAGGAGGAGGTGGTGGCGCAGAGACTGAGACTGAGTGAACTTTCTTGCTTTTGATTAACCCTTTCTTAAAAAAACTGTGAAAAATAGAGGGTGGTGGAGGAggtggtggcggcggcggcgatGGTAGTGGCCTTGTAGAATAAGCTCGGTCAGCTTCAGACGGAAGCGACTCGTCGTAGggatcctttcttttcttcttattcctCTTCCGCTGCTTGTATATTGAAGCCAAAAccatttttatttccttcttcaCATTGCTCTTTTTACGCCCACTCTTCACGTACCTCTGCTCCTCCGAACGAACTCCCGCCGGAGATGGCGGCGGTGGAGGCGCTGGTGGTGGAGTC encodes:
- the LOC126706256 gene encoding serine carboxypeptidase-like 13 isoform X1, whose protein sequence is MAPKATKHQPLRIVQLNPCCSSWMGLRLLLLLVFLVVVASASSNTSKIVTTLPGYTGELPFTLETGYIGVGDNETVQVFYYFVESQRSPSRDPLMLWMSGGPGCSGLAGIFFESGPVTFKLGDYNGSLPTLQDNPFAWTQSLNIIYMDGPVGTGFSYSESLDGYITGDYKFVAQTYEFLQKWLNEHPQFLENQLYVGGESYSGLLIPILVQQILLGNEAGIVPMINLSGYVLQNPATDSFIDTNARIPYAHRLSLISDQLYESAKSSCNSIYVDIDASNYQCSSDVDAIDELTSSINSLHILEPYCTNGIPEPNEDVESVRRSLSEKSSHAHWCRSYNHMLCYVWANNEGVQEALGVRPGTKTFWQYCNTSLAYTKEVTSVVGYHQNLTNADLRALIYSGDHDMSVPHIGTQKWINSLNLSTDESWRVWSLNGQTAGWVSKFANLLTIPPTPLFFYLLIRSLNHVLSHTNLQGAGHIAAEYKVNECAAMIDRWMAYFPI
- the LOC126706256 gene encoding serine carboxypeptidase-like 13 isoform X2; amino-acid sequence: MAPKATKHQPLRIVQLNPCCSSWMGLRLLLLLVFLVVVASASSNTSKIVTTLPGYTGELPFTLETGYIGVGDNETVQVFYYFVESQRSPSRDPLMLWMSGGPGCSGLAGIFFESGPVTFKLGDYNGSLPTLQDNPFAWTQSLNIIYMDGPVGTGFSYSESLDGYITGDYKFVAQTYEFLQKWLNEHPQFLENQLYVGGESYSGLLIPILVQQILLGNEAGIVPMINLSGYVLQNPATDSFIDTNARIPYAHRLSLISDQLYESAKSSCNSIYVDIDASNYQCSSDVDAIDELTSSINSLHILEPYCTNGIPEPNEDVESVRRSLSEKSSHAHWCRSYNHMLCYVWANNEGVQEALGVRPGTKTFWQYCNTSLAYTKEVTSVVGYHQNLTNADLRALIYSGDHDMSVPHIGTQKWINSLNLSTDESWRVWSLNGQTAGYTKKLIGDTLTLNFATVKGAGHIAAEYKVNECAAMIDRWMAYFPI
- the LOC126704688 gene encoding formin-like protein 20 encodes the protein MGDLLLGLFCFSGQANGIKRSSSSCPDLRQQDSTWERDADDHPFRFFDDFEINKFHYNYNHNPVGPRSFGQEQEEEDVEVKEIPVDTFEIRSSPAPPKSPAPPPPPPPPPPQPKRTYETVGRKEKEAKQNDTQFKEVKEEEKNIRRTPPPAPPPPPSPAGVRSEEQRYVKSGRKKSNVKKEIKMVLASIYKQRKRNKKKRKDPYDESLPSEADRAYSTRPLPSPPPPPPPPPPSIFHSFFKKGLIKSKKVHSVSVSAPPPPPPPPPPINFNLIEKENLGSTQTSPAVKLGHDRQATISSIVRDTG